A window of Selenomonas ruminantium subsp. lactilytica TAM6421 contains these coding sequences:
- the lacG gene encoding 6-phospho-beta-galactosidase: MAKKFPANFIFGGATAAYQVEGATREDGRGPCVWDEYMNRPGARFNADPASDFYHQYKQDLQLAHDFHINGIRISLSWTRILPTGEGKVNQAGIDYYNQLIDECIRQGVEPFVTLHHFDTPLAYFQNGHWLNRDLIDKFTAYAKICFEAFGDRVKKWATFNEPWSIAQNGYLAGNFPPNETFQITKAIQIEHNLMVAHARALNLYKSMNLPGRIGIVHTLEGKVAISDTPENNHARDLDDAISNRFMLDACYLGKYSDTTMALIHEILQKNGGELITEPQDFEDFAKAAAQIDFLGMNYYSSHFLQAYEGESQVVNNSTGEKGTSVFCLKGIGARVSNPEVPTTDWDWPIYPEGMYRQLKRIARDYPNYKEIFISENGMGYKDDFVDGEVDDTPRIEYVAKHLEAILQAIAEGVHVGGYYIWSLMDVLSWSNGYNKRYGLFYVDYETQKRYPKKSAYWYKKMAAAKELLPPL; this comes from the coding sequence ATGGCAAAGAAATTTCCAGCTAATTTTATCTTTGGCGGGGCCACGGCAGCTTATCAGGTGGAGGGAGCCACCCGGGAGGATGGGCGGGGGCCCTGTGTCTGGGACGAGTATATGAACCGTCCCGGGGCGCGGTTCAATGCGGACCCGGCTTCGGATTTCTATCATCAGTACAAGCAGGATCTGCAGCTGGCCCATGATTTCCATATCAATGGTATCCGTATTTCCTTGTCCTGGACACGGATTTTGCCGACAGGTGAAGGCAAGGTCAATCAGGCGGGCATTGATTACTACAATCAGCTCATTGACGAGTGCATCAGACAGGGCGTAGAGCCCTTTGTGACACTGCATCATTTTGATACACCCCTTGCCTATTTTCAAAATGGTCATTGGCTGAATCGGGACTTGATCGATAAATTCACAGCCTATGCTAAGATTTGCTTTGAGGCTTTCGGCGACCGTGTCAAGAAATGGGCAACTTTCAATGAGCCTTGGTCCATTGCTCAGAATGGTTATCTGGCAGGTAACTTTCCCCCTAACGAGACCTTCCAGATCACGAAGGCCATCCAGATCGAGCATAATCTGATGGTAGCCCATGCCCGGGCTTTGAATCTCTACAAGAGCATGAACCTGCCGGGGCGTATCGGCATCGTGCATACGTTGGAGGGCAAGGTGGCCATTTCGGACACGCCGGAGAATAATCACGCCCGGGATCTGGATGATGCCATCTCCAACCGGTTTATGCTGGATGCCTGCTATTTGGGCAAATACAGTGATACGACGATGGCACTGATTCATGAGATCCTGCAGAAAAATGGCGGTGAGCTGATTACGGAACCACAGGATTTTGAGGATTTTGCCAAGGCTGCCGCACAGATTGATTTCTTAGGCATGAACTACTATTCCAGTCATTTCCTGCAGGCCTATGAGGGCGAAAGTCAGGTGGTGAACAACAGTACCGGTGAAAAGGGTACCAGCGTGTTCTGTCTGAAGGGGATTGGGGCCCGGGTCAGCAATCCGGAAGTTCCTACCACAGATTGGGACTGGCCCATTTATCCTGAAGGGATGTATCGCCAGCTGAAGCGTATTGCCCGGGATTATCCTAATTATAAGGAAATTTTCATTTCCGAAAATGGCATGGGTTATAAGGATGATTTTGTGGATGGTGAAGTCGATGATACCCCCCGCATCGAATATGTTGCCAAACATCTGGAGGCCATTTTGCAGGCCATTGCAGAAGGTGTGCATGTTGGTGGTTACTATATCTGGAGCCTGATGGATGTACTTTCCTGGAGCAATGGCTATAACAAACGCTATGGTCTCTTTTATGTGGACTATGAAACACAGAAGCGCTATCCCAAGAAAAGTGCTTATTGGTATAAGAAAATGGCGGCTGCCAAAGAACTGCTGCCTCCGTTATGA